catacatacatacatatatacatacatacatacatacatacatacatacatacatacatacaaacatacatacatacatacatacatacatacatacatacatacatacatacatacatacatacatacatacatacatacatacatacatacatacatacatacatacatacatacatacatacatacatacatacatacatacatacatacatacatacatatatacatacatacatacatacatacatacatacacacacacgtacatacatacatacatacatacatacatacatacatacatacatacatacatacatacatacacacacatacatacatacatacatacatacatacatacatacatacatacacacatacatacatacatacatacatacatacatacatacatacatacatacatacatacatacatacatacatacatacatacatatatacatacatatatacatacatacatacatacatatatacatacatatatacatacatacatacatacatacatacatatatacatacatacatacatacatacatacatacatacatacatacatatatacatacatacatacacacatacatatatacatacatacatacatacacacatacgtacatacatacatgcattgctTGCACGCAGGTATGTCTGTGTGGCATTAGcagcctttttttatttatttgttgttcctTTGTtaccgtaaagaaaaaaaagcaagcacAGGTACGACAGTTTGAAGGGCCCGGTGCAGTGCTACAAAAGGGCGGGAGCTGCGAGCATGGAGTCACTGGTCACCTTTGCTTCAACACGGGCGGACTGGTGCCGCCGCCACCTCCGGGGTGAGTAACAGCCGCACAGAGGGCGCCCCACGCCCCGAGCACCCTCACGGATAGAACACCTTGTAGAAGGGCACAGCAATGCCATAAACTCTCGGGGACCTGGCGGTCAAAACTCCTTGGTCATGATGGCGGTGAAGTAATGTCAGCACCCTTAGCTGCTACTCCAGTTAgtggaagtgaaaaaaagttaTAAAGTTCACAGCTTCCCAAAggtaaggatgaaggagaggacgtCTGGTAGGGCCGGATAAATACGTTCACGATTACAACTGATCCTCATTTGCTGAACACTGTCTAGGCTACGCGGAACTGATCCCCAACAAATACTTCTACAGATACAGCCCTGTAGTGCGTTATTTTAGCAACACAAATTATTTAGAATTTAGAAAATTCATCCACTGTTACTTCTACATTATACTATATTTATTTGTACAGATTTTATACCGGAGAAACGCCAGCCGACTTCGCTGACTTGCACCTCGAGGAGCCCCGGCGGGCGGCATGGACCAGGCTCAGGAATTGTAAACAACGGCGTCAATATAAATTCCACTTCCGGCGCTAGCGGTGCGGCGCCCACCACCAGCACACGAACACatcctaccggcgctttaggtctGCACAAAACTATAAGAACAAGACAATGAGACTCCACCAGAGGTCTGGCGAGACGTGCGTCAACGAACGCCTGTGGTACACGTGTCTGTGGGCGGGCGGGCTGTCCTTCAGGTCCATCGCACGGTGGGCCGGCAGGAGCCCCAGCACGGTGCGGCGCTGGGTGCGGCGCCTCCTGCCTGAGGGCGTCCTGCGCGCCGTTACTGCTGCGGAAATCAATGTCTCCTTTCCGTACTGCCTCCCAAGACAAGAGGCCAGCGTGTTCCATTACCTCACGTGCCGCCAAATGGAACAAACGTGTAGATGGATAAGTCTGTACTTGGAGCATCTCGCTGCAAATAGAGTTAACAGACAGACGACAGGCATATAACAGATATAAAACAAGTATAATCAACGCCACGCCAGACACAGTTCCCTTCGCACACTGCCTCCAAAGAAAGAACGTTAGCATTTCTGCATTCTCCTACTCGTCGCTAAGGGGAAGAAAAGTACAGATGAACGAGTGTGCATGTAGAACACTTCGCTCACAGCTCTCATTGTTGTTGTAGGAGTGCTTTCCCTAGCAGGGTGAGCACGGCCACTTTTTGTTTAGCTACGTCTCCAGGTCTACAGTGTTTTAAGAATGCTTTATAACGAAAGTTACAATGTTTTGAAATGTAAAATTCCAGAACAGATTCTAAGTACTGAACGGAAACAAGCAAGTCATTATAACATTTTGCCACGCACAGACATCGCTTCATCACTGGAAGTGTGTAGTTTTAAAATAGTTCCAAGAAGCAGAGGAGCGAAACGAAACGAGTCATTTTATGCTCTGAAAATATGGGTAAGTGTTAAAAACCTTACAGTGAGATACATATTAATCAAATGGAGCTGTGTAAAGAGGGCAAATGTATATAGTAAAAACTGTGAATATATCGCATGTTTCATTACCATCCCTCGTATGACCAATAACATCAACAAGGACGTTCTTTTAATGACACGCTGTGGTTGAGAACACCAAAGCGGGCAGGGGCCGTGTGCTCAAGGCTGTGAGCCTGGTAGAGAGAAGGacttagagaggaggaggagtgcactgacatcagacagagaaccagaaggagagatggaatgaTGGCTTCTTGTTGGGGCAGGAGGGAGTACTCTGACATCAGACGGAAATACTCCTTCAGTAAGAGAGAACAAGACACCTCTCTGGCCAAAAGTGATCAACTTCAGcttttttcaatattatttttacAAGGGACCAGCATGCTCGGGCtttctatttctttgtttatcttatttcacCTCTAATCTGCCTAATTTtccgtataaaaatgtatacggTGGGTATATTTTTCTTGGCTGCTTCTAATCCTTTCGTTCCAACAGCAATGCGGCTCCTGATCATCACTGTTATCTGGACATCCATTGAGGCCGCGGGAAGCCGAGGGTTGGGGGCGAGGGCGAGGACGTGGGGCTCCGAGACGCACGAGCTCGAGGCGGGCGCCGGGGGAGTGGTCGCCGACGTGGTTCCGCTGCTGAGACTCGCCGCCGGGAAGTGTGACCTGACGCTGGCCGCCCACCGCTACTCCCCTGTGCTGGCGTTAAGGTGGGgagagttttatatatatatatatatatatatatatatatatatatatatatatatatatatatatatatatatatatatatatatatatatatatatatacagattaaCAATGCAGAAAACAGCCCCCAACACACTGGatctacaaaaaaaaagacagaagacaCCAAAGTGAGTGGTCAGATATATATCAATAATAATTCACTCAGGCTCTTGCGAGTTGGCGGAGCAGTGACAGTCGTGGGTTTGAGTAGCCGAGTCGGGCCGACGTGCCAGCCTTCAGAGAGCCTAGCAGCGGATGGCGGGGAGACATGTGGCAGGGCGTCTCGAGGGGAGCTGGCGGGGCAGAGCATGGCGAGGTGCAGAGCCGTTGTCCTGGACGCCGTGACTGGCAACACTTCTTTGTCTGACTGGTAGGACGCGACGATCCAAGTCAGTTCACGAGTTCGTCTTTCACAAGTGTTAAGCACATCATGATTTACAAAGTGTTTACTACGCAAAACAGGATCAGAATATCAATTTTCCTCATAGCTaagacaatataaataaaaataaaacttagGTCTTCAGTACAGTGGTATATAGTTACCAAGATAATGTTTCACAAGTTTTAAGAACATCATAACTTGCAGTGTCTGCCACCCGAAATAGGAATCAGAATATCAAATTTCTTCAGAGTTGAGACATACAAGTATAAAACTTGCGTGTTCGAGATACTGTATAGTTactaagataagataagataagataagaacgTGTGGGCGGAAGGGTATTTGACAGCCATTCATCATAAACAAGTCTAAAGAGTATGATGAGTTTGAGCATCCTCGCCCTGTCAGTCAGCCTCCCGTCCCGACCCCGCGTATCACCGCAGGTTTCTGTCGTCGTCAGTGTTGTGGCTGCGGCCTGAGACGCGTCTGGTGGTCGTGGGTCACCTGGACGCCTTGCACAGTGTTGTCAGCCACCGCGCTCTCCGCAACACTGATCACGTGGTATTCATAGCCCCGCGTGGCGGGAATCACGGGGATGTCAAGGAAGGTGATGTTAACTTTGCATTGAAGGGACAGACTATGGAAGATATGTTACTTAACGCAGACAGCATAAAATATAACGTTCAGGATTTCTAAATAAAGGAGTATCTTGTTACAGTCTCCAAATCAGTTTGCTACAGCAGTTTACATTACGCAAACTGCACATGATATAACGTATTGGATTATCAAGTGAATGATTTCTCGTATATGCTCAGGAAAAATCTGCTACAGTCTCAAATCAGTTTAGAGAAGCACTTTATATTACACCAGTCACTGGAGATTATTGATTGTGATAATTCGTGTTAACTAAGGCATTGCTTTGGCCTCAACGCAGCGTGGTCTCGCTGCAAAATGTTCGATGCAAGTTTTTCATTTAATTGATATAATTATTTGCGCGTTTAACCGGCAGGACGTGGTGACGGAGTGGCGATGTTCCGACGCTGTCTGTTCTGCAACGAAGGCGACGTGGGCATAGTGAAGCTGTACCCCAAGAGCCTGTGGTCTGGTGCGGCGGCAAGGGACCAGTTGCTGTTTCCCGGTGCGGTTGTCGGGGGAGGGAGGGCTTATGTGTGTGCCTCCTAGAATTGTTGTTCAGAATATTCATTCTTATCTATTTCATGAATAAACTCTAGAACACCCTTACTTATATCActaattttcttccctcctatgaAAAATTTCTTCACGGCGAGAGATTCAAGATATTTCTTAATCTGCATCTGATATACCATTTTTGCACCAGTATTCTAAAACAAAGTCTCATTTAAAACAACAACTTCCTTCCCCGCAGAATACGCTGCGGGCTTCCAGGGCCACAGGTTCCGGGTGGTGGCCAAAGGGTACTTCCCGTACATCAGTTTCAAGCGGCAGGAGAGCGGTGCCCTGCGCCTCACCGACTCCCTCAACACGCACATGATCACCCTTCTGGCGGAGTTCCTAAACTTTACGTAGGCATTTCTTCTGCACATTTTCTTTTGATTCCTTGGTGTAGTTCTccgaaaaaagacaaaacaatgaCGGAAGTGACCGCAACACACTGGTCCCATATAAGGTATAGAGAAGATGCCAAGATTGATCGTTTTTTGTTAAAAGGATGTCTTGAAATTGTAGGAAAAGGTGTACCGCTTATCTATATGACCACCTTCATTGCTACTGTCGACAGGTACGACGTGAAGGAGCCAGACGACTGCCAGTGGGGGCTGGAGGCTGATGGGGGCAACTGGACCGGTATTGTAGGCACCCTCCAGCACGAGAAGGCGGACTTCTCAATGGACCTCACTCTGACGCCCCAAAGAGCTGCTGTGGTGGACTTCGGTAGGGTTTACATCGACGAGACCTTGGTCATCTTGTCCTTGAAGCCTCGGCCTCTACCTGAGTATTTATCGCTCATCAGGCCTTTTGAGAGTAAGTGGCGCAGCTGTACATGACATCCTTTGTATTAGC
This DNA window, taken from Eriocheir sinensis breed Jianghai 21 chromosome 53, ASM2467909v1, whole genome shotgun sequence, encodes the following:
- the LOC126983122 gene encoding glutamate receptor ionotropic, delta-1-like, yielding MTTFIATVDRYDVKEPDDCQWGLEADGGNWTGIVGTLQHEKADFSMDLTLTPQRAAVVDFGRVYIDETLVILSLKPRPLPEYLSLIRPFESKWRSYMCAILFTLSQVLVGMWLLACLILRAIYVSSLISHLVKGGESPVINTIEEMVKSGQHEGWQWGTVSMSGAFNSFLSTSTNPAFHVAKKFMQV